In one window of Deltaproteobacteria bacterium DNA:
- the recO gene encoding DNA repair protein RecO: MNRRIQQLFAIVLHIRNFGDAHRIIEVLTAEEGRIAIVARHARNSKKRFAGVLDLFANIEIEVTPTNKLWRLESARQIQPRLGLRTSLQRLIGAGMCCESVRLLVAEHQAAPEIYQALADALDCLEAGDFIRASNFYPSLLCASGITPDFSTCTCCGDTFFKAISFDCKYGGIVCSRCAPTLRPLPPGVAAAFSGTGCPDIHSANALVDCALDWIESQTGRPLTSRRVTLEYNHSFLNSSGHNHA; the protein is encoded by the coding sequence ATGAATCGACGCATACAACAGCTTTTTGCAATTGTGCTTCATATTCGCAATTTTGGTGATGCCCATCGCATTATTGAGGTACTCACTGCCGAAGAAGGTCGTATTGCTATTGTTGCTCGTCATGCGCGCAACTCAAAAAAACGTTTTGCTGGTGTGCTGGATTTATTTGCCAACATTGAAATTGAAGTAACTCCTACCAATAAATTATGGCGACTTGAGTCTGCTCGCCAAATACAACCACGCTTGGGCCTGCGTACTAGCCTACAACGTTTGATTGGTGCTGGTATGTGTTGCGAATCCGTACGCTTGTTAGTTGCTGAGCATCAAGCGGCACCTGAAATTTATCAAGCTTTAGCAGATGCACTTGATTGTCTTGAAGCCGGTGATTTTATTAGGGCCTCAAATTTTTATCCATCTTTGCTCTGTGCAAGTGGTATCACCCCTGACTTTAGTACTTGCACTTGTTGTGGTGATACATTTTTTAAAGCCATAAGTTTCGATTGCAAGTATGGCGGCATCGTCTGTTCGCGTTGTGCCCCAACTTTACGGCCTTTACCCCCTGGCGTAGCGGCTGCCTTTAGTGGCACTGGTTGCCCTGATATTCATAGTGCTAATGCATTAGTTGACTGCGCGTTAGATTGGATTGAATCTCAAACTGGACGCCCGCTAACCTCACGACGAGTAACTTTAGAATATAACCACTCTTTTTTAAACTCATCCGGCCACAACCACGCCTAA